From the genome of Leptospira licerasiae serovar Varillal str. VAR 010, one region includes:
- a CDS encoding imelysin family protein — translation MNLTSAIKHYKNIIILTLISSFSLTGCEGGSSSNMGALAFLFSSNADYTKVLRYSGTNVVLPSLLALKNDTAVLETKALAYYTTQNATTLGELQDAWKAAHVSLKKVEAFYFGPGTYPSTKNYYVKMDAFETISARPLWTYVNKIITNTASCATTDPITKTDLAACSVIYKGFESLEMLIFSSDGLASTIDDATSINSVNTAGSRRLEYLKSLAQLINQDANSLYNSWDPSGENFLGNFIAGNGSYFSNQGVAFDTYVQSLGNIMYQIWDAKLGGPACITPGCSTNPNPKSTEATFSRNAYQDLYDNLLGFELGYQGNPADTDSVTLSTMIQAQNSQLDSDIKAAIAALKSAINTSNDLYAQIDADGTSVGTSITTNVQPIYNLADTLKVLFNVDAFSALGVPSLPPAADGD, via the coding sequence ATGAACCTTACATCTGCGATAAAACATTATAAAAATATAATTATCCTAACGTTGATCTCCTCTTTCTCCCTGACAGGTTGTGAAGGGGGATCAAGCTCTAACATGGGAGCGCTCGCCTTCTTATTTTCCTCAAACGCTGATTATACTAAAGTGCTAAGATATTCCGGGACGAACGTGGTTCTTCCAAGCTTGCTTGCTCTTAAAAACGATACTGCCGTCTTGGAAACCAAGGCTTTAGCTTATTATACCACTCAGAACGCCACAACCTTAGGAGAATTGCAAGACGCTTGGAAAGCCGCTCATGTTTCCTTGAAAAAAGTGGAAGCTTTTTATTTCGGTCCGGGAACCTATCCATCTACCAAGAACTATTACGTTAAAATGGATGCTTTCGAAACTATTTCAGCGAGACCTTTATGGACTTACGTGAATAAAATTATCACGAACACTGCGTCTTGCGCGACTACTGATCCGATCACTAAAACCGATCTAGCGGCTTGTTCAGTGATATACAAGGGATTTGAATCTTTGGAAATGCTTATCTTCTCTTCCGACGGTTTGGCGAGTACGATAGATGATGCAACTTCAATCAATTCTGTCAACACTGCGGGTTCTAGAAGATTAGAATATCTTAAATCGCTTGCTCAATTAATCAACCAAGACGCGAATAGTTTGTATAATTCTTGGGATCCTTCCGGAGAGAATTTCTTAGGAAATTTTATCGCAGGGAACGGATCTTATTTTTCCAATCAAGGAGTCGCCTTCGATACATACGTTCAATCCTTGGGAAATATAATGTACCAAATCTGGGATGCTAAATTAGGAGGACCGGCTTGTATAACTCCAGGATGTTCTACAAATCCGAATCCTAAATCCACAGAGGCCACCTTCTCGAGGAATGCTTACCAGGATCTATATGACAATCTTTTGGGTTTCGAACTTGGATACCAGGGGAATCCGGCGGATACGGATTCAGTTACTCTTTCTACGATGATCCAAGCTCAAAATTCCCAATTGGATTCGGATATCAAAGCTGCGATCGCTGCCTTAAAATCTGCGATCAATACCTCCAACGATTTGTATGCCCAAATAGATGCCGATGGAACTTCGGTAGGGACAAGTATTACTACAAACGTGCAACCGATATACAACCTTGCCGATACTCTAAAAGTCCTTTTTAATGTGGATGCGTTCTCAGCATTGGGCGTTCCGAGTCTTCCTCCAGCGGCGGACGGAGACTGA